A genomic window from Heptranchias perlo isolate sHepPer1 chromosome 20, sHepPer1.hap1, whole genome shotgun sequence includes:
- the LOC137335582 gene encoding zinc finger protein 271-like, whose amino-acid sequence MRDLLNALTRFTRSSHLLAHQRVHTGERQFSCYVCKKRFAQSSHVLAHQRIHAEERPFSCSRFTQSSNLLIHQRVHSDERPFKCSDCGKSFKSRNQLLRHQRSDTGERPFICSVSGKRFTLSSQLLSHQRVHTGERPFTCSVCKKRFTQSSTLLRHQRVHTDERPFKCSDCERSFKSKINLLRHQSAHTGERPFICSVCKKRFTWASHLLAHQRIHTGERPFSCSVCGKGFTQSFTLLIHQRVHTGERPFSCSVCGKRFTQSSTLLTHQRVHSDKRPFKCSDCEKRFKSKINLLTHQRTHTGERPFSCSVCKKRFTQASHLLIHQRIHNGERPFSCSMCKKRFTRSSNLLMHQRVHTGERLFSCSVCGKKFTQSSTLLIHQRVHSDERPFKCSDCEKRFKSKINLLTHQHTHTGERPFTCSV is encoded by the exons atgagagaccttttaaatgctctgact agatttactcggtcatcccacctgctggcacaccagcgagttcacactggggagaggcagtTCTCCTGCtacgtgtgtaagaagagattcgcCCAGTCATCGCACGTGCTggcacaccagcgaattcacgctgaggagaggccgttctcctgctcc agattcactcagtcatccaacctgctgatacaccagcgagttcactccgatgagagaccttttaaatgctctgactgtgggaagagctttaaaagcagaaaccaactgctgagacatcaacgcagtgacactggggagaggccgttcatctgctctgtgagcgggaagagattcacactgtcatcacaacttttgtcacaccagcgagttcacactggggagaggccgttcacctgctccgtgtgtaagaagagattcactcagtcatccaccctgctgagacaccagcgagttcacactgatgagagaccttttaaatgttctgactgtgagagaagctttaaaagcaaaattaatctgctgagacatcaaagtgctcacactggggagaggccgttcatctgctccgtgtgtaagaagagatttacttgggCATCCCACCTGCTggcacaccagcgaattcacactggagagaggccattctcctgctctgtgtgtgggaagggattcacccaGTCCTTCacactgctgatacaccagcgagttcacactggggagaggccgttctcctgctccgtgtgtgggaagagatttactcagtcatccactctgctgacacaccagcgagttcactctgataagagaccttttaaatgttctgactgtgagaagagatttaaaagcaaaattaatctgctgacacaccaacgcactcacactggagagaggccgttctcctgctctgtgtgtaagaagagatttactcaggcatcccacctgctgatacaccagcgaattcacaatggggagaggccattctcctgctccatgtgtaagaagagatttactcggtcatccaacctgctgatgcaccagcgagttcacactggggagaggctgttctcctgctccgtgtgtgggaagaaattCACTCAATCTTCCACCCTGctaatacaccagcgagttcactccgatgagagaccttttaaatgttctgactgtgagaagagatttaaaagcaaaattaatctgctgactcaccaacacactcacactggggagaggccgttcacctgctcagtgtga